A part of Ignavibacteriales bacterium genomic DNA contains:
- a CDS encoding fructosamine kinase family protein has product MINQIIKNDIEQCLNDKITSINIVCGGCINQTFQIKTESDHIYFIKINIDPPQNMFAAEAAGLDELRKPNAFKIPRVIKAAPNYLILENIPAGIKSKYFWEDFGRSFAQLHKFTAKSFGFYTDNFLGSNLQINHSEASSNWSDFFFTNRLLFQFKLAEKNYLIDPYFRNSFIKLEKRINSILDDQVLPSLLHGDLWSGNFIVSVDGSAWLIDPAVYYGHREADLALTKLFGGFNNAFYESYNNEFPLDEGYEYRESIYKLYHVLNHLNLFGKGYYQQAILLMNFYLK; this is encoded by the coding sequence ATGATAAATCAAATTATTAAAAATGATATCGAACAATGTCTCAACGATAAAATAACCTCGATCAACATTGTCTGCGGTGGATGTATAAATCAAACATTTCAGATTAAAACAGAGTCAGACCATATTTATTTTATTAAAATAAATATTGATCCTCCTCAAAATATGTTTGCCGCAGAGGCAGCAGGCTTAGATGAATTACGAAAACCAAATGCTTTTAAAATACCCCGAGTAATTAAAGCTGCACCAAATTATTTAATCCTTGAAAATATACCTGCCGGAATAAAGTCTAAATATTTCTGGGAAGATTTCGGAAGATCATTCGCACAACTTCACAAGTTCACTGCGAAATCATTTGGTTTTTACACAGACAATTTTCTCGGATCAAACTTACAAATCAACCATTCAGAAGCATCATCAAATTGGTCTGATTTCTTTTTTACAAATAGGCTGTTATTTCAATTCAAACTTGCTGAAAAGAACTATTTAATTGATCCATATTTCCGAAATAGCTTTATCAAGTTAGAAAAAAGAATCAATAGTATTCTTGATGATCAAGTTTTGCCGTCACTGCTGCATGGAGATTTGTGGTCAGGAAATTTTATAGTTTCAGTGGATGGATCGGCATGGTTGATTGATCCGGCAGTCTATTATGGTCACCGCGAAGCAGACTTGGCATTGACTAAACTGTTTGGTGGATTCAACAATGCTTTCTACGAAAGTTACAATAATGAATTTCCATTAGATGAGGGTTATGAATATCGGGAAAGTATTTACAAACTTTATCACGTTTTAAATCATCTTAACTTATTTGGGAAAGGTTATTATCAGCAGGCAATTTTATTAATGAATTTTTATTTAAAATAA
- a CDS encoding PD40 domain-containing protein: protein MIYHSYWKLSFSLFFLSTIIIIPQEKFLFEGEKHLSNIQMLTNGGENAEAYLSFDEQKLIFQRTFGELNCDQIFTMNIDGSEMKLVSTGLGRTTCSYFLPGDERIIYASTHLDNTDCPPPPDRSKGYVWKLYNSFDIFSANADGSDVKQITDAPGYDAEATVSPLGDKIVFTSTRDGDPELYLMNIDGTNQTRLTHHNGYDGGAFFSQDGKQIVFRASTPKTEQELADYNDLVKEGLVRPSTLEIFIMNSDGSDRRQITNFGKASFAPFLFPDGKRIIFSSNLNSETSRDFDLYMINVDGSALEQITHFDSFDGFPMFTRDGKKLVFASNRFNNQPNETNIFIADWIE from the coding sequence ATGATCTATCATTCTTATTGGAAGCTTAGCTTCTCACTGTTTTTCCTAAGCACAATAATAATTATCCCTCAGGAAAAATTTCTTTTTGAAGGCGAAAAGCATTTAAGCAATATTCAAATGCTTACAAATGGAGGGGAGAATGCTGAAGCATATCTTTCCTTTGACGAGCAGAAACTAATTTTTCAAAGAACTTTTGGCGAACTAAATTGCGACCAAATTTTTACAATGAATATTGATGGCAGTGAAATGAAACTGGTTTCAACCGGATTGGGAAGAACAACCTGCTCTTATTTTCTTCCGGGTGACGAACGGATAATTTATGCGTCAACCCACTTAGACAATACTGACTGTCCACCCCCACCCGACAGAAGTAAAGGGTATGTCTGGAAACTCTATAATTCTTTTGATATATTTTCTGCGAACGCAGACGGCTCAGATGTTAAACAAATAACTGATGCACCGGGCTATGATGCAGAAGCAACTGTTTCCCCGCTTGGCGATAAAATAGTTTTCACCTCCACCCGTGATGGCGATCCCGAGCTTTATTTAATGAACATTGATGGGACTAATCAAACAAGATTAACACATCATAATGGTTATGACGGCGGTGCATTTTTTTCGCAGGATGGAAAACAAATCGTATTTCGTGCTAGCACTCCAAAAACTGAACAGGAATTAGCAGACTATAATGACCTTGTAAAAGAAGGACTGGTAAGACCTTCAACTCTGGAAATTTTTATTATGAATTCTGATGGATCAGATAGAAGACAAATAACAAACTTTGGTAAAGCAAGTTTTGCTCCATTTTTATTTCCTGATGGTAAAAGAATTATTTTCTCGTCCAACTTGAATAGTGAAACCAGCAGGGACTTTGATCTTTATATGATTAATGTAGATGGTTCAGCACTTGAACAAATTACTCATTTTGATTCTTTCGATGGTTTTCCAATGTTTACCCGTGACGGAAAAAAACTTGTGTTTGCTTCAAACCGCTTTAATAATCAACCTAATGAAACAAATATTTTTATCGCCGATTGGATTGAATAA
- a CDS encoding M1 family metallopeptidase translates to MFKYFSFVLISILLIGSASAQSSFYIPRNILDAYSKNTRSFDGKPGESYWQNSSDYKINAKFDPTTGMLKGEEEITYYNNSPDTLKRFVIRLYQNMNKKESARDFTLEEASITDGVILKAFQINNKNINWNSRDSVRNTSTNLAVLLSQPINPNSSNQIKIQWEVQIPAGQNPRMGKYDSTSYFIAYWYPQVSVYDDIDGWDMIDYTGQHEMYNDFCNFDVNITVPNNFGIWATGELQNANQVLNEKYFNLFNKAHQSDSVIRIVTEKDLKEGNIFNSSSSTNMWNFKAQGVTDFAFGISDHYQWDALSLVVDDKTKRRIYITAAYNPSSKDFKDVAYFAMKSLEYYSKELPGVPFPFPSQTVFNGAGGMEFPMIVNNGSTNSLAGTFGVTSHELAHQYFPFYMGINERKYAWMDEGMAVFIPFDIQERMVEGNSPRGWNVRSYENFAGDEMELPLVTPSNQTHGNTYRTQAYSRPGISYDILRKMLGKEKFGEVYKEYINRWHGKHPIPYDFFHTFNEVSGRNLNWFWNPWFFENGYPDLSISDVKRDGNDYEVTVEKIGSMPVPIIVSLKNSNGEIVNSIEAQADVWMDGKTSTTISISAEGEVSKVELGSNIIPDSNRKNNFYELK, encoded by the coding sequence ATGTTCAAATATTTTTCTTTTGTTCTGATATCAATTTTATTAATTGGATCAGCCTCAGCTCAGTCCTCATTTTATATCCCAAGAAATATTCTTGATGCTTACAGCAAAAACACACGCTCATTTGATGGAAAGCCCGGGGAAAGTTATTGGCAGAATTCATCTGATTATAAAATCAATGCAAAGTTCGATCCTACTACAGGAATGCTAAAGGGGGAAGAAGAAATTACATATTACAATAATAGTCCCGATACACTCAAGCGATTTGTAATAAGGCTCTATCAAAATATGAATAAAAAAGAAAGCGCAAGAGATTTCACGCTTGAAGAAGCTTCTATTACGGATGGTGTTATTTTGAAAGCGTTTCAAATAAATAATAAAAATATTAATTGGAATAGTCGTGACTCAGTACGAAATACCTCAACCAATTTAGCGGTGCTGCTTTCACAACCGATAAATCCAAATTCAAGTAATCAAATAAAAATACAATGGGAGGTGCAAATTCCTGCCGGGCAAAACCCTCGCATGGGTAAATATGATTCTACTTCTTACTTTATTGCTTATTGGTACCCTCAGGTTTCTGTCTATGATGATATTGATGGCTGGGATATGATTGACTACACAGGTCAGCACGAAATGTATAATGATTTTTGCAATTTTGATGTAAACATCACTGTCCCAAATAATTTTGGAATTTGGGCTACCGGTGAACTTCAAAATGCAAATCAAGTCTTGAATGAAAAATATTTTAACTTATTTAACAAGGCTCATCAAAGTGATTCTGTAATTCGTATTGTAACTGAAAAGGATTTGAAAGAAGGAAATATTTTTAATTCATCCAGTTCTACGAATATGTGGAATTTCAAAGCACAGGGAGTGACAGACTTCGCATTTGGTATTAGTGATCATTATCAGTGGGATGCACTTAGTCTTGTTGTTGATGACAAAACTAAAAGAAGAATTTATATTACTGCAGCTTATAATCCATCTTCAAAAGATTTTAAAGATGTTGCATATTTCGCAATGAAATCGCTTGAATATTATTCGAAAGAATTACCGGGTGTACCATTTCCATTTCCAAGTCAAACAGTTTTTAACGGCGCAGGCGGAATGGAATTCCCGATGATTGTAAATAATGGATCTACAAATTCCCTTGCCGGCACATTTGGAGTTACATCTCACGAACTTGCACATCAGTACTTTCCTTTCTACATGGGAATCAATGAGCGAAAATATGCATGGATGGATGAAGGTATGGCGGTATTTATTCCATTTGATATTCAAGAAAGGATGGTGGAAGGTAATTCTCCGCGCGGCTGGAATGTTAGAAGCTATGAAAATTTTGCAGGTGATGAAATGGAACTTCCGCTTGTCACCCCCTCGAATCAAACTCATGGAAACACTTACAGAACACAAGCATATTCGCGTCCAGGTATTTCATACGATATTCTTCGTAAAATGCTTGGTAAAGAAAAATTTGGTGAAGTTTATAAAGAGTATATAAACCGCTGGCATGGTAAGCATCCAATACCATATGATTTCTTTCATACATTCAATGAAGTTTCCGGTAGAAACCTGAATTGGTTCTGGAATCCATGGTTCTTCGAAAATGGTTATCCCGATCTTTCAATATCAGATGTGAAAAGAGATGGAAATGATTATGAAGTAACTGTTGAAAAAATTGGTAGTATGCCTGTTCCAATTATTGTATCACTAAAGAATAGTAATGGTGAAATTGTTAATTCAATTGAAGCTCAAGCCGATGTTTGGATGGATGGCAAAACTTCGACTACAATTTCAATATCTGCCGAAGGTGAAGTTTCTAAAGTTGAACTTGGATCAAATATAATTCCAGATTCAAATAGAAAAAATAATTTTTATGAACTGAAATAA
- a CDS encoding M15 family metallopeptidase, whose amino-acid sequence MNLKKQAIVDCDYSLEEALIGSAASDDIKNNLALVDVYYYSFDEKIHKGQIVIHRFLAKDIIEIFDLILLNKFPISKVIPIVSYNWSDNFSMNDNNTSCFNHRLVAGTKKISNHAYGLAIDINPKLNPYIKGSRISPEGAKYDSKIPGTILPDSLLVNSFKKRGWTWGGDWITRKDYQHFEKIIE is encoded by the coding sequence ATGAACTTAAAAAAACAAGCAATAGTTGATTGCGATTACTCACTTGAAGAAGCATTGATAGGCTCTGCAGCGTCTGATGATATTAAGAATAATCTGGCTTTAGTTGATGTTTATTACTATTCGTTCGATGAGAAAATTCACAAAGGTCAAATTGTTATTCATAGGTTTCTTGCAAAAGATATCATTGAGATATTTGACCTCATCTTGCTAAATAAATTTCCAATCTCAAAAGTAATTCCAATTGTAAGCTATAATTGGTCGGATAATTTCTCTATGAACGACAATAACACTTCTTGTTTCAACCATCGTTTGGTTGCAGGAACAAAAAAAATATCAAATCACGCTTATGGTCTTGCGATAGATATAAACCCGAAATTAAATCCATATATAAAAGGCAGCCGTATCAGTCCGGAGGGTGCAAAATATGATTCCAAAATTCCAGGCACTATCCTACCTGATTCATTATTAGTGAATTCTTTTAAAAAGCGTGGTTGGACATGGGGTGGTGATTGGATCACCCGCAAAGATTACCAGCATTTTGAAAAAATAATTGAATAA
- a CDS encoding low molecular weight phosphotyrosine protein phosphatase, whose product MINILFVCMGNICRSPAAEAILKKKLRDSNLGERFFVDSAGTIDYHAGELPDPRMIDCGNKRGYKLDHHARKFFPKIDFDKYDYIFTMDELNYTAIVNWDREKKFSNKIKRITDYCNNFKLNQVPDPYYGDENDFNYVLDILEDACNSIIRSLENDKSNY is encoded by the coding sequence ATGATAAATATTTTATTTGTATGTATGGGAAATATTTGCCGCTCCCCTGCGGCTGAAGCTATTCTAAAAAAGAAACTGAGAGATTCAAATCTCGGTGAAAGATTTTTTGTTGATTCTGCAGGAACAATTGATTATCATGCGGGTGAACTACCTGATCCCAGAATGATTGATTGCGGAAATAAAAGAGGTTATAAACTTGATCACCACGCAAGAAAATTTTTCCCTAAAATTGACTTCGACAAATATGATTATATCTTTACGATGGATGAATTGAATTATACAGCAATAGTTAATTGGGACAGAGAAAAAAAATTTTCTAATAAAATAAAACGAATTACTGATTACTGTAATAACTTCAAGCTAAATCAGGTACCTGATCCTTATTATGGAGATGAAAATGATTTTAATTATGTGCTGGATATTTTAGAAGATGCATGCAACAGCATCATAAGAAGTTTAGAAAATGATAAATCAAATTATTAA
- a CDS encoding MBL fold metallo-hydrolase — MKKELTAIKYPLRWSKKDFSIDVYCSIPNIATGILLKAGKANFIVDPGDGILRDLNTNIGTQEILNISDIFVTHGHHDHVGGVWSLLTYLRVMNKKKSLTIHYPNGCKEIESIYNAFINVYRPYLSYKIKLNKITKTKKISTKNVSVLPFNVIHKEYLLNGKETRNVPAIGYNFTYKNNRICYGGDTTYCEELVKNAKGADLAIIEAGHEDETPDEMHMTLKEAYTIGKSAKKFFLVHVPE; from the coding sequence ATGAAAAAAGAATTAACTGCTATAAAATACCCGCTTCGTTGGAGTAAAAAAGATTTTTCAATAGATGTTTACTGCTCAATTCCAAATATTGCAACTGGAATTTTATTAAAAGCCGGGAAGGCAAACTTCATTGTTGACCCCGGTGATGGGATACTTAGAGATTTAAATACAAATATCGGAACGCAGGAGATTCTAAATATTTCTGATATCTTTGTAACGCATGGACATCACGATCACGTCGGAGGTGTTTGGTCGCTTCTAACATATCTTAGAGTTATGAATAAAAAAAAATCTTTAACAATCCATTATCCGAACGGATGTAAAGAAATTGAAAGTATTTATAATGCATTTATAAATGTGTATCGCCCTTACTTGTCTTATAAAATAAAATTAAACAAAATCACAAAGACCAAGAAAATCTCTACCAAGAACGTGTCCGTATTACCGTTTAATGTTATCCATAAAGAATATTTATTGAACGGTAAAGAGACACGAAATGTCCCGGCAATTGGTTATAATTTTACTTATAAGAATAATCGGATTTGTTACGGTGGTGACACAACTTATTGTGAAGAGTTAGTGAAGAACGCAAAAGGTGCAGACCTCGCAATAATCGAAGCAGGACACGAGGACGAAACTCCGGATGAAATGCATATGACTTTGAAAGAAGCTTATACTATCGGCAAATCAGCAAAAAAATTTTTTTTAGTTCACGTACCCGAATAA
- a CDS encoding FKBP-type peptidyl-prolyl cis-trans isomerase — protein sequence MRYYSSIVFVLLAMILGGCDKTPDVVTLKSGVQIYDDTLGTGNIAKAGDLVNVHFNIWLIKDSTNLYENWNLDSTRKASKVADTRLSQKPLKFILGRQAFINGSDEAIIGMKIGGTRTIIIPGKVAYAENPGGQVPPNSDLKMQITLVDAKVPPKVTRWEVDTTKILTTASGIKYIILSEGSGDPAGSGKVVTVNYSGYLKDGTIFDSSVERNEPITFVLGQGQVIKGWEEGLMLMKKGSKVQFIIPPQLAYGSMAMGKIPANSVLIFDVEMVDIQDFN from the coding sequence ATGCGTTATTATTCAAGTATAGTTTTTGTTTTATTAGCAATGATTCTTGGCGGCTGTGATAAAACACCTGATGTCGTTACTTTAAAATCGGGTGTTCAGATTTATGATGACACACTTGGCACAGGAAATATTGCTAAAGCCGGTGATTTAGTAAATGTTCATTTTAATATTTGGTTAATAAAAGATTCAACCAATCTTTATGAAAATTGGAATCTCGATTCTACTAGAAAAGCATCCAAGGTTGCAGATACACGACTTTCACAGAAACCACTTAAATTTATTCTTGGCAGACAAGCATTTATAAATGGCAGTGATGAAGCGATTATCGGAATGAAAATAGGCGGTACACGAACGATAATTATTCCTGGCAAAGTAGCTTATGCTGAAAACCCCGGGGGTCAAGTTCCACCAAACTCAGATTTGAAAATGCAAATTACATTAGTAGATGCAAAAGTTCCGCCTAAAGTTACAAGGTGGGAGGTTGACACAACTAAAATACTAACGACTGCCAGCGGAATAAAATATATTATCTTAAGTGAAGGTAGTGGTGATCCAGCGGGTTCCGGTAAAGTTGTAACAGTTAATTATTCTGGCTATCTAAAAGATGGAACAATTTTCGATAGTTCTGTAGAAAGAAATGAACCGATAACTTTTGTACTTGGTCAAGGTCAAGTTATCAAAGGTTGGGAAGAAGGGCTGATGTTGATGAAAAAAGGATCTAAAGTTCAATTCATAATTCCGCCTCAGCTCGCATACGGTTCGATGGCGATGGGAAAAATACCGGCTAACTCTGTTTTAATTTTTGATGTTGAGATGGTGGATATCCAAGATTTTAATTGA
- a CDS encoding outer membrane beta-barrel protein — translation MKKLFFLILFSISLPIIAQGNAAAIKLGSFSPGATDAGFIIGYEGGRYIDQNFNFGWSVDWFHKNYVDKTLVESFNEIYGISGGINELRAQTNLHDIPLMINATLKFPVAPRTKIYVTGAIGAEILIVDYRNFENPDDNELKGAFDFNWRLGVGGAYNIGPRSEVLLEMNYYNSEPSWTYEIDSPTIGKRTFERVYDMSGIMFRAGFRFYY, via the coding sequence ATGAAAAAGTTATTTTTCTTAATTTTATTTTCAATTTCTCTACCGATTATTGCGCAAGGAAACGCAGCAGCAATTAAACTTGGCTCATTTAGTCCAGGGGCAACTGATGCAGGCTTTATTATAGGTTATGAAGGTGGTAGATATATTGATCAGAACTTCAATTTTGGGTGGAGCGTAGATTGGTTTCATAAAAATTATGTTGATAAAACACTCGTAGAATCCTTCAATGAGATTTATGGAATCTCCGGCGGAATAAATGAACTGAGAGCTCAAACAAATCTGCACGATATTCCATTAATGATTAATGCAACGCTAAAATTTCCAGTGGCACCCAGGACGAAAATATATGTAACGGGTGCGATTGGGGCGGAGATTCTAATCGTTGATTATAGAAATTTTGAAAACCCTGATGACAATGAACTAAAAGGTGCTTTCGATTTTAATTGGAGATTAGGAGTCGGCGGTGCTTATAATATTGGACCTCGTTCGGAGGTTTTACTAGAAATGAATTATTATAATTCAGAGCCAAGCTGGACTTATGAAATTGATTCCCCTACCATTGGAAAGCGAACATTCGAAAGAGTTTACGATATGAGCGGTATAATGTTTCGTGCAGGATTTCGATTTTATTATTAG
- a CDS encoding DUF1624 domain-containing protein, with amino-acid sequence MTHTEKKHRIIFIDLLRTFAVLQMVQGHTVDALLGNSFRDLDSPVYAVWLFMRGMTAPIFLFTAGSVFTYLFRLNKSSYFKNPRVEKGFKRVLLLVSLGYLLKYPTYTIVDFSEVTAKSWNIFISIDVLQLIGFGLLFILILAFITEKLKLNDYYFFGMIGSAFFILSIFTEDINWLNYFPEPIAAYFYSKTGSLFPLFPWAGYVICGGVLGSYLANHPLVFKTTRFSYIVSTAAAVFMLIAFVLNDLIPYPVGNIHPWNETLSTITFRMGFVLLLTGIVSLISIKIENIPKIFILLGRNTLLIYVVHLMILYGSAWNPGLFVLFGEKLTPMITVLIAAMMVAAMILMVLVLNKFKFKNKQLVT; translated from the coding sequence ATGACGCATACCGAAAAAAAACATCGAATAATATTTATTGATTTATTACGCACTTTTGCCGTACTTCAAATGGTTCAAGGGCACACGGTTGACGCGCTCTTGGGAAATTCCTTTCGCGATTTAGATTCTCCTGTATATGCTGTCTGGTTATTTATGCGCGGTATGACTGCTCCGATTTTTCTTTTCACTGCAGGAAGTGTTTTTACATATTTGTTTAGATTGAACAAATCTTCTTATTTCAAAAACCCGAGAGTTGAAAAAGGATTTAAACGGGTGCTGCTTCTTGTCAGCCTTGGCTACCTGCTTAAATATCCCACCTACACAATAGTAGATTTTTCTGAAGTGACTGCTAAAAGCTGGAATATTTTTATTTCCATTGATGTTCTTCAACTTATCGGCTTCGGGTTATTGTTCATTTTAATACTTGCTTTTATAACTGAAAAACTAAAATTGAATGATTACTATTTTTTTGGAATGATTGGCTCGGCTTTTTTTATTCTATCAATATTTACAGAAGATATAAATTGGTTGAATTATTTTCCCGAACCCATAGCCGCATATTTTTACAGCAAAACCGGTTCGTTATTTCCGTTATTTCCCTGGGCGGGTTATGTTATTTGCGGGGGGGTGCTCGGAAGTTATCTTGCTAATCATCCTTTGGTATTTAAAACTACCCGTTTCAGTTATATCGTTTCAACTGCCGCCGCAGTTTTTATGTTAATTGCGTTTGTTTTAAATGATCTGATACCCTACCCTGTCGGGAATATTCATCCATGGAATGAAACTCTTAGTACGATTACATTTCGAATGGGATTTGTACTTTTATTAACGGGAATAGTTTCACTAATCTCAATCAAAATAGAAAACATCCCAAAAATATTTATTCTTCTTGGTCGAAATACTTTGTTAATTTATGTAGTTCATTTAATGATACTTTATGGAAGCGCATGGAACCCGGGATTATTTGTTCTCTTCGGAGAAAAATTAACACCGATGATAACTGTGTTAATCGCCGCAATGATGGTCGCTGCAATGATTTTAATGGTATTAGTTTTAAATAAATTTAAGTTTAAGAATAAACAATTAGTCACATAA
- the ruvB gene encoding Holliday junction branch migration DNA helicase RuvB, with translation MRKSNSTQPEPLPEEKIIETTLRPLFLKDFMGQSKITSNLNVFISAASKRNDALDHVLLTGPPGLGKTTLANIIANELGVKCKVTSGPVMEKPGDLAGILTNLEEHSVLFIDEIHRLSPVVEEYLYSAMEDYKLDIMIDSGPNARTVQISLPKYTLVGATTRAGMLTSPLRDRFGIKFRLDYYDSETLTGIVNRSAKILNIKIDAAAAVEIAKRSRGTPRIANRLLRRTRDFADFENKDTIDIEISKTALAALEVDEFGLDEMDKEIILTIMEKYNGGPVGLNTLSVAVNEDAGTIEEVYEPFLIQQGFINRTPRGREVTELAYKRFGRKKFKSESSTSLFNDD, from the coding sequence ATGAGAAAATCTAATTCGACACAACCGGAACCTCTGCCGGAAGAAAAAATAATCGAAACAACATTGCGCCCTTTATTCCTAAAGGATTTTATGGGGCAATCAAAAATCACCTCCAACCTTAATGTATTTATCTCCGCAGCCTCCAAACGCAACGATGCGCTTGATCATGTTTTATTAACCGGACCTCCGGGATTAGGCAAAACAACACTTGCAAATATTATTGCAAATGAACTCGGAGTAAAATGCAAAGTAACTTCCGGTCCCGTGATGGAAAAGCCCGGAGACCTCGCCGGCATATTGACAAATCTTGAAGAGCACTCGGTATTATTTATAGATGAGATACATCGCTTAAGCCCTGTAGTGGAAGAGTATCTTTATTCTGCTATGGAAGATTATAAACTTGACATTATGATTGACAGCGGACCGAATGCACGAACAGTACAAATCAGTTTACCGAAATACACACTCGTTGGTGCAACAACCCGTGCAGGAATGCTTACCTCTCCCTTGCGTGATCGGTTCGGTATCAAGTTTAGATTAGATTATTATGATTCAGAAACTTTAACAGGAATTGTGAATCGTTCCGCAAAAATTCTAAATATTAAAATTGATGCCGCTGCCGCTGTCGAAATTGCCAAGCGTTCAAGAGGAACTCCTCGAATTGCAAACAGACTTTTAAGACGAACGCGTGACTTTGCTGATTTTGAGAACAAGGATACAATTGATATAGAAATTTCTAAAACTGCACTCGCTGCTCTCGAAGTTGATGAATTTGGTCTTGATGAAATGGATAAAGAAATTATTCTTACAATTATGGAAAAATACAACGGCGGACCCGTTGGGCTAAACACACTTTCGGTTGCAGTTAATGAAGATGCCGGCACTATTGAAGAAGTCTATGAACCATTTCTGATTCAGCAAGGATTTATAAACCGTACACCGCGCGGCAGGGAAGTAACAGAATTAGCATATAAAAGGTTTGGCAGAAAAAAGTTTAAGTCTGAATCATCAACAAGTCTATTCAATGACGATTAA
- a CDS encoding alpha/beta hydrolase, whose translation MIRNFILSFFIYSILLSAQQKVVVQFIVITHALADSEHVSISGNNTELGNWDAGKIFLNRVNDTTYSKSIMFSAGENIEYKVTRGSWDKEAVESDGSIPKNSFLKTCCDTTVVIKITGWKDQFKQIIHGQITGTVEYLKNYQPGILDPRDIIIWFPPSYSINSEKRFPVLYFQDGQNVFDPSTSSFGYDWRFDEVADSLIKLGMIDELIIVGIYNTKYRWQEYSPGDTGTAYMNLLVNKIKPLIDSLYRTLPQRENTFVGGSSMGGLISFMLLWEYPEIFSKAICVSPAFKISDINYVSTVENYQGDHKPINIYIDNGEVGLESELQPGIDDMLIALQNKNYQLGSNLFWYKYYNAQHSERDWSKRVWRMLKFLFDKNLD comes from the coding sequence ATGATAAGGAATTTCATTCTATCATTTTTTATTTATAGTATTTTATTATCAGCCCAACAAAAGGTGGTGGTTCAATTTATTGTAATCACGCATGCACTTGCTGATTCAGAACACGTTTCGATTTCAGGAAACAATACTGAACTTGGTAATTGGGACGCCGGAAAAATCTTCCTAAATCGGGTTAACGATACTACCTATTCAAAATCTATTATGTTTTCTGCGGGCGAAAATATAGAATATAAAGTTACTCGTGGATCATGGGATAAGGAAGCGGTAGAATCAGATGGATCGATTCCTAAAAATTCTTTCCTAAAAACTTGTTGTGATACAACAGTAGTTATTAAAATCACCGGCTGGAAAGATCAGTTCAAGCAAATAATTCATGGACAAATTACTGGGACAGTAGAATACCTAAAAAATTATCAACCCGGAATACTTGACCCAAGAGATATAATAATCTGGTTTCCACCATCCTACTCAATAAACAGTGAAAAGCGTTTCCCGGTGCTTTACTTTCAAGATGGTCAAAATGTTTTTGATCCATCCACTTCATCGTTCGGTTACGATTGGAGATTTGATGAGGTTGCAGATAGTCTTATTAAACTCGGTATGATAGATGAATTAATTATTGTTGGCATTTATAATACTAAATATAGATGGCAGGAATATTCACCAGGTGACACTGGTACTGCATATATGAATCTTCTTGTAAATAAAATTAAACCATTGATTGATTCACTCTATCGTACATTGCCGCAGCGTGAAAATACATTTGTTGGCGGATCCTCAATGGGTGGGTTGATATCATTTATGCTCCTCTGGGAATACCCCGAAATATTTTCAAAAGCAATTTGTGTTTCACCTGCATTCAAAATCAGTGATATAAATTATGTATCTACAGTTGAAAACTATCAAGGTGATCATAAACCGATAAATATTTATATTGATAACGGAGAGGTTGGATTAGAGAGTGAACTCCAACCGGGAATTGATGATATGCTAATCGCTCTGCAAAATAAAAATTATCAATTGGGCAGTAATTTATTTTGGTATAAATATTACAATGCTCAACACTCCGAAAGAGACTGGTCAAAAAGAGTCTGGCGTATGCTAAAATTTCTTTTTGATAAAAATTTAGATTAA